One part of the Acidimicrobiia bacterium genome encodes these proteins:
- a CDS encoding helix-turn-helix domain-containing protein: MTNTANESGQMDAKALSQSISDLTSALGDPTRRGIYITVRESPEPATATQIAELFSIHPNVARHHLDHLAEDGYLEVTRRRPEGKSGPGAGRPAKCYTATTKEIDLHFPARRYDLLSELLVRVIERINPGNLAELAADVGREYGKEIAAEIGAPEESGFDMAVSAVALAMTGMGFSTDPDADSRRLLTSHCPFADTAVKHPEVVCSLDRGIVSGLMETLSADWRPVQVVSNPGAAEDCVAEV, encoded by the coding sequence GTGACAAACACCGCCAACGAATCCGGGCAGATGGACGCCAAAGCACTCTCACAATCGATCAGTGATCTGACTTCAGCCCTGGGCGATCCGACACGGCGCGGAATCTACATCACCGTGCGCGAATCACCGGAACCCGCCACCGCCACTCAGATCGCCGAGTTGTTCTCGATCCACCCGAACGTTGCACGGCACCACCTCGACCACCTGGCCGAGGATGGCTACCTCGAAGTGACGCGCCGCCGGCCCGAAGGAAAGAGCGGCCCCGGCGCCGGCCGACCCGCCAAGTGCTACACGGCGACGACCAAGGAAATCGACCTCCACTTCCCGGCCCGGCGCTACGACCTGCTCTCCGAACTGCTGGTCCGGGTCATCGAGAGGATCAACCCGGGCAACCTCGCAGAACTGGCCGCAGATGTCGGCCGGGAGTACGGCAAGGAGATCGCCGCCGAGATCGGCGCACCGGAGGAGTCCGGGTTCGACATGGCGGTGAGCGCAGTCGCCCTGGCGATGACCGGCATGGGATTCTCAACCGATCCGGATGCCGACAGTCGGCGACTGCTGACCAGCCATTGCCCCTTCGCAGACACGGCCGTCAAACATCCGGAAGTCGTGTGCTCGCTGGATCGAGGCATCGTGTCGGGCTTGATGGAGACACTGTCCGCCGACTGGCGACCGGTCCAGGTTGTTTCAAACCCCGGCGCCGCAGAAGACTGCGTAGCCGAGGTGTGA
- a CDS encoding Mrp/NBP35 family ATP-binding protein: MAEQDALDTVVGAVEDPLLHRSLESLGMLRAAVSGRLGKARIEVALPVPNYPFQDQLVGLITAAAGEAGSKSVSVDFTLMTDDERASLMQQLRPNREMVGGPGSKTRIIGVSSGKGGVGKSSVTSNLAVALNRIGHSVGVIDADVWGFSVPKMMGADYAPIVIDESMIAPEMYGVKVMSMDYFVADDQAVIWRGPMLHKAMEQFLVDVFWDDPDFLLIDMPPGTGDIAISLSQFLPRAQALVVTTPQPAAQRVAKRAALMAEKVNQEVVGVVENMSWFTGDDGKRYNLFGEGGGATLAEEIGSVLLGQIPLVPAMREGADHGRPVALADPGGEADVAFEQLARAIVDRKPRVRTHPELVIRQ; encoded by the coding sequence ATGGCCGAACAAGATGCCCTCGATACCGTCGTCGGAGCCGTCGAGGATCCGCTGCTGCACCGATCGCTCGAGTCCCTGGGGATGTTGCGCGCCGCCGTATCGGGCCGCCTCGGGAAAGCCCGGATAGAGGTTGCACTTCCGGTGCCCAACTACCCGTTCCAGGATCAGCTCGTCGGGCTGATCACAGCGGCGGCCGGGGAAGCAGGGTCCAAGTCGGTTTCGGTGGATTTCACTCTCATGACCGACGACGAGCGGGCGAGCCTCATGCAGCAGCTGCGGCCCAACCGGGAGATGGTTGGTGGGCCGGGATCCAAGACCCGCATCATCGGTGTGTCGTCAGGCAAGGGTGGTGTCGGGAAGTCTTCTGTGACCAGCAACCTGGCCGTTGCCCTGAACAGGATCGGCCATTCGGTCGGGGTCATAGATGCCGATGTCTGGGGATTCTCCGTGCCGAAGATGATGGGCGCCGATTACGCGCCGATCGTGATCGACGAGTCGATGATCGCCCCGGAGATGTACGGAGTGAAGGTCATGTCCATGGACTACTTCGTTGCCGACGATCAGGCCGTGATCTGGCGTGGGCCCATGCTTCACAAAGCGATGGAACAGTTCCTGGTGGACGTCTTCTGGGACGATCCCGACTTCCTGCTCATCGACATGCCGCCGGGGACGGGCGACATCGCTATCTCCCTCTCACAGTTCCTGCCGCGGGCCCAGGCGCTCGTTGTGACCACGCCGCAGCCCGCCGCGCAGCGGGTCGCGAAACGCGCTGCGCTCATGGCCGAGAAGGTCAATCAGGAGGTTGTGGGCGTGGTCGAGAACATGTCGTGGTTCACCGGAGATGACGGCAAGCGTTACAACCTGTTCGGCGAGGGAGGGGGAGCGACGCTGGCGGAGGAGATCGGCTCGGTCTTGCTCGGTCAGATCCCGCTGGTGCCTGCGATGCGAGAGGGAGCCGACCACGGCCGACCGGTGGCGTTGGCCGATCCGGGTGGAGAAGCCGACGTCGCTTTCGAGCAACTGGCGAGAGCGATCGTTGATCGCAAGCCGCGAGTCCGGACTCACCCGGAGCTGGTCATTCGGCAGTAG
- a CDS encoding GNAT family N-acetyltransferase, translated as MDIRAITPDEFRAYASVWERTFNFDGKDDELAQEAKVHELDRSIVAVDGGKFVGTGGSFSFRLTVPGGVVPAAGLTAVAVLPTHRRKGVLTSMMRYHLEDVQEREEPVALLRASESVIYGRFGYGVATYDSSWRIGRRDAAFRVEDRGIEAVSLIDPDRARKVLPEVYAGAAPATPGFLSRGKEIWDHTMSDLESWRGGFTSNRFALYEEDGTALGYLRYRAKDTWEQSLPKNEILAAELIALTPQAEAALWRFIFSTDLVDEIRAQNRPTEELLDLLLADPRRLVRRRTDGLWARLVDVPAALAGRRYRVEGRLVIEVTDPFLPDSGGRFLLEGGPDGAECRRTTDEPDLVVDPAVLGACYLGGGSFALLRAAGRVGGSREAAQLADTMFSWHVQPWCPHYF; from the coding sequence ATGGACATCCGCGCCATCACGCCAGACGAGTTCCGTGCCTACGCCTCCGTGTGGGAACGCACCTTCAATTTCGACGGCAAGGACGACGAGCTGGCGCAGGAAGCCAAGGTTCACGAGCTCGACAGGAGCATCGTGGCGGTCGACGGCGGGAAGTTCGTCGGCACCGGAGGGTCGTTCAGCTTCCGGCTGACGGTTCCCGGTGGTGTGGTTCCGGCGGCGGGCCTGACGGCCGTCGCCGTGCTCCCCACACACCGGCGGAAGGGTGTACTCACCTCCATGATGCGCTACCACCTCGAAGATGTGCAGGAACGAGAGGAGCCTGTGGCTCTGCTGCGTGCCTCGGAGAGCGTGATCTACGGCCGCTTCGGCTACGGAGTGGCCACATACGATTCGAGTTGGAGGATCGGCCGGCGCGATGCCGCTTTCAGGGTCGAGGACCGGGGCATAGAAGCGGTCTCTCTCATCGACCCCGACCGAGCGAGAAAGGTGCTGCCCGAGGTCTACGCGGGCGCGGCGCCGGCCACCCCCGGGTTCCTGTCTCGCGGGAAAGAGATCTGGGATCACACGATGTCGGATCTGGAATCCTGGCGCGGAGGATTCACGTCCAATCGCTTCGCGCTCTACGAGGAGGACGGGACTGCACTCGGATACCTTCGCTATCGGGCCAAGGACACGTGGGAGCAGAGTCTGCCGAAGAACGAGATCCTGGCGGCCGAACTGATCGCATTGACGCCGCAGGCGGAGGCGGCGCTTTGGCGCTTCATCTTCTCGACCGACCTCGTCGACGAGATTCGCGCTCAGAATCGTCCTACCGAAGAGCTGCTCGATTTGCTGCTGGCCGATCCCAGAAGGCTGGTCCGCCGCCGGACCGATGGCCTGTGGGCCCGACTGGTGGACGTTCCGGCGGCACTGGCGGGGCGAAGATACAGGGTCGAGGGGCGGCTGGTGATCGAGGTGACCGACCCGTTCCTTCCCGATAGCGGTGGCCGTTTCCTACTCGAAGGCGGTCCGGACGGTGCCGAATGCCGGCGGACCACCGACGAACCGGATCTCGTCGTGGATCCGGCGGTCCTCGGTGCCTGTTACCTCGGAGGTGGCAGTTTCGCCTTGCTCCGGGCGGCCGGGCGTGTTGGCGGTTCGAGAGAGGCCGCGCAGCTGGCCGACACGATGTTCTCCTGGCACGTCCAACCGTGGTGCCCGC